A region of Flavobacterium indicum GPTSA100-9 = DSM 17447 DNA encodes the following proteins:
- the msrB gene encoding peptide-methionine (R)-S-oxide reductase MsrB — MKKILLSCLMFTFFSCESQTKKIEQSNSKQPFKTEALKESDLNKDIQTMKFEITKSEEDWKKQLSADEYAVLREKGTERPYTGEYDKHFEKGHYVCAACENPLFTSETKFDSHCGWPSFDAAIKGSVIYEKDTSYGMQRVEVMCAKCGGHLGHVFDDGPSKTTGMRYCTNSVSIKFIPEK; from the coding sequence ATGAAAAAGATTTTGTTAAGTTGTTTGATGTTTACATTTTTCTCTTGTGAATCGCAAACCAAAAAAATAGAACAATCAAATTCAAAACAACCATTTAAAACAGAAGCACTTAAAGAAAGTGATTTAAACAAAGATATTCAAACTATGAAATTTGAAATTACAAAATCTGAAGAAGATTGGAAAAAACAATTATCGGCAGATGAATATGCTGTTTTAAGAGAAAAAGGAACGGAACGTCCGTATACTGGTGAATACGATAAGCATTTTGAAAAAGGACATTATGTTTGTGCTGCTTGTGAAAATCCCTTATTTACCTCTGAAACTAAATTTGATTCGCACTGTGGTTGGCCTTCTTTTGATGCTGCCATTAAAGGTTCTGTAATTTATGAAAAAGACACAAGTTATGGTATGCAACGTGTGGAAGTGATGTGTGCGAAATGTGGTGGACATTTAGGTCATGTTTTTGATGACGGACCAAGTAAAACTACGGGAATGCGATATTGTACAAATTCAGTCTCCATAAAATTTATACCTGAAAAATAG
- a CDS encoding transketolase family protein produces MKKYENQGSKDTRSGFGAGMTELGQKNENVVALCADLIGSLKFDDFKKNHPERFFQIGIAEANMIGIAAGLTIGGKIPFTGTFANFSTGRVYDQIRQSVAYSDKNVKICASHAGLTLGEDGATHQILEDIGLMKMLPGMTVINTCDYNQTKAATIALANHHGPAYLRFGRPVVPNFTPADEPFVIGKAIVLNEGSDVTIIATGHLVWEALIAAEKLEAEGISAEVINIHTIKPLDEEAILKSVKKTGCVVTAEEHNIIGGLGESVSRTLVANHLVPQEFVAVNDSFGESGTPDQLMEKYGLNSASIIEKAKKVITRK; encoded by the coding sequence ATGAAAAAATACGAAAATCAAGGTAGTAAAGATACACGTTCAGGATTTGGTGCTGGAATGACCGAATTAGGACAAAAAAATGAAAATGTAGTAGCACTTTGTGCGGACTTAATTGGTTCATTAAAATTTGATGATTTCAAAAAAAATCATCCAGAGCGTTTTTTCCAAATTGGAATTGCTGAAGCTAACATGATTGGAATTGCAGCCGGATTAACTATTGGTGGCAAAATTCCGTTTACAGGTACTTTTGCCAACTTTTCAACTGGAAGAGTATACGACCAAATTCGTCAATCTGTTGCCTATTCTGATAAAAATGTAAAAATATGTGCTTCTCACGCAGGACTGACTTTAGGTGAAGATGGTGCAACACATCAAATTTTAGAAGACATCGGTTTAATGAAAATGTTACCGGGTATGACTGTTATTAATACTTGTGATTACAACCAAACAAAAGCGGCTACAATTGCATTAGCCAATCATCATGGTCCGGCTTACTTACGTTTTGGTCGTCCAGTAGTACCTAATTTTACACCTGCTGATGAACCTTTTGTAATTGGAAAAGCAATTGTATTAAATGAAGGTTCAGATGTGACTATTATTGCAACTGGGCATTTAGTTTGGGAAGCTTTAATTGCAGCAGAAAAATTAGAAGCAGAAGGCATTTCAGCAGAAGTAATCAACATTCACACTATTAAACCTTTAGATGAAGAAGCGATTTTAAAATCTGTGAAAAAAACAGGTTGTGTGGTAACTGCTGAAGAACATAACATAATTGGTGGTTTAGGAGAAAGCGTTTCTAGAACTTTAGTTGCTAATCATTTAGTACCTCAAGAATTTGTAGCAGTAAATGATAGTTTTGGAGAAAGTGGAACACCAGACCAATTAATGGAAAAATATGGTTTAAATAGTGCTTCAATAATTGAAAAAGCTAAAAAAGTTATAACTAGAAAATAA
- a CDS encoding transketolase, with protein MTQQISYLEDFTTQVRRDILRMVHAVNSGHPGGSLGCAEFLVVLYQNLMKRNEGFDMNGINEDLFFLSNGHISPVFYSVLARSGYFPVSELSTFRKLNSRLQGHPTTHEGLEGIRMASGSLGQGLSVAIGAAQAKKLNNDSNLVYVLTGDGELQEGQNWEAIMYASAKNVDNLIAVVDYNGQQIDGSTNDVLSLGNLKAKFEAFDWDVLEIKEGNNIEAIISGMNEAKAKTGNKKPICVLLHTMMGNGVDFMMHTHAWHGKAPNDEQLANGLAQNPETLGDY; from the coding sequence ATGACACAACAAATTTCTTATTTAGAAGACTTTACAACTCAAGTTAGAAGGGATATTTTAAGAATGGTACATGCAGTAAATTCTGGTCACCCAGGAGGTTCACTAGGATGTGCTGAATTTTTAGTAGTTCTTTACCAAAATTTAATGAAAAGAAACGAAGGATTTGATATGAATGGTATCAATGAAGACCTTTTCTTTTTATCAAACGGACATATTTCACCTGTTTTTTACAGTGTATTAGCAAGAAGTGGTTATTTTCCAGTTTCAGAATTAAGTACTTTTAGAAAATTAAATTCAAGATTACAAGGTCACCCTACCACTCATGAAGGATTAGAAGGAATTCGTATGGCTTCTGGATCTTTAGGACAAGGACTTTCTGTAGCCATTGGAGCAGCTCAGGCTAAAAAGTTAAATAACGATTCTAATTTAGTTTATGTATTAACTGGTGATGGAGAATTACAAGAAGGTCAAAACTGGGAAGCGATTATGTATGCTTCTGCAAAAAATGTAGATAATTTAATTGCTGTAGTAGATTATAATGGCCAACAAATTGATGGTTCTACTAATGATGTATTGTCTTTAGGAAATTTAAAAGCAAAATTTGAAGCTTTTGATTGGGATGTTTTAGAAATTAAAGAAGGAAATAACATTGAAGCAATTATTTCTGGCATGAATGAAGCTAAAGCAAAAACCGGTAATAAAAAACCTATTTGCGTTTTGTTACATACAATGATGGGTAATGGCGTTGACTTTATGATGCATACACACGCTTGGCATGGTAAAGCTCCAAATGATGAGCAATTAGCAAATGGTTTAGCTCAAAATCCAGAAACTTTAGGTGATTATTAA
- a CDS encoding alpha/beta fold hydrolase yields MPNKKKQIDARIPKSIIRIAKILHLISPALAEKFARKLFITPIKYPIPKREIHMEEASIQSTIHIPNIKKDIVVYEYGQSNKKVLLIHGWSGRGTQLVKIADELLENGYSTISFDAPAHGKSGSKTTIMIEFIECILELEKKFGPFEFGIAHSLGAMALLNAVKRGLQIKKGVIIGSGNSVLEILDEFVHRIGLPKSIAEKMKQSFESQYKFEMESLSAYIAAKDVHIPILVIHDNQDYDVPVHAAHAIAENLTNHELIITNELGHRKILGDKSVIHALLSFLLRK; encoded by the coding sequence ATGCCCAATAAGAAAAAACAAATTGATGCTAGAATTCCGAAGTCAATAATTAGAATTGCTAAAATTTTACATTTAATTTCTCCAGCATTAGCAGAAAAATTTGCTCGAAAATTATTTATTACACCTATAAAGTATCCCATTCCAAAACGTGAAATTCACATGGAAGAAGCTTCTATACAATCAACAATTCATATTCCAAACATTAAAAAAGACATCGTAGTTTATGAATATGGGCAATCAAACAAAAAGGTACTTTTAATACATGGTTGGTCTGGAAGAGGAACTCAATTGGTAAAAATTGCTGATGAGTTATTAGAAAACGGCTATTCAACTATAAGCTTTGATGCACCTGCTCATGGCAAATCAGGTTCAAAAACCACAATTATGATTGAATTCATTGAGTGCATCTTAGAATTAGAAAAAAAATTCGGGCCTTTTGAATTTGGTATAGCACATTCTTTAGGAGCTATGGCCTTATTGAATGCCGTTAAAAGAGGATTACAAATAAAGAAAGGTGTAATCATTGGAAGTGGAAATAGCGTGTTAGAAATTTTAGATGAGTTTGTACATAGAATTGGGCTTCCAAAATCAATTGCAGAAAAAATGAAACAATCATTTGAAAGTCAATATAAATTTGAAATGGAAAGCTTATCCGCTTATATTGCTGCAAAAGATGTACACATTCCAATTTTAGTTATACACGACAACCAAGATTATGATGTACCTGTACATGCAGCACATGCTATTGCTGAAAATTTAACAAATCATGAATTAATCATAACTAATGAATTAGGGCATAGAAAAATTTTAGGCGATAAAAGTGTTATCCATGCATTACTTTCATTTTTACTCCGTAAATAA
- a CDS encoding M48 family metallopeptidase, with protein sequence MNKVLKISAALGLLVVACAKNPFTGKNTMALVPNSQIFPSSFQQYSQFLSENKVITGTADAKRIENVGMKIKTAAERYLTANGNADYLKDYAWEYKLVDSKELNAWCMPGGKIVFYTGILPVCKDDAGIAAVMGHEVAHALANHGQQRMSAGLLQQLGAAGTAIAVGGQSEQTQQLIMQAYGVGSNVGAMLPFSRAHESEADMIGLTLMAIAGYNPENAVKLWERMSAMGSSSTPEILSTHPSNETRIKDLQALIPQAKAEAAKYGVTFK encoded by the coding sequence ATGAATAAAGTTTTAAAAATTAGTGCCGCTTTGGGATTATTAGTTGTTGCTTGTGCAAAGAATCCGTTTACAGGTAAAAATACTATGGCATTAGTGCCAAATAGTCAAATTTTTCCATCTTCTTTTCAGCAATATAGTCAATTTTTGTCTGAAAATAAAGTGATTACTGGAACTGCTGATGCTAAACGTATTGAAAATGTTGGAATGAAAATTAAGACTGCAGCAGAACGATATTTAACGGCTAATGGTAATGCTGATTATTTAAAAGATTATGCTTGGGAATACAAATTAGTTGACAGTAAAGAATTAAATGCTTGGTGTATGCCAGGAGGAAAAATAGTTTTTTACACTGGAATTTTACCCGTTTGTAAAGATGATGCTGGAATTGCAGCAGTAATGGGACATGAAGTTGCTCACGCATTGGCAAACCATGGTCAACAAAGAATGAGTGCCGGTTTATTACAACAATTAGGCGCTGCTGGGACAGCAATTGCAGTAGGAGGGCAAAGTGAACAAACGCAACAGTTAATAATGCAAGCTTATGGTGTTGGTTCTAATGTTGGTGCTATGTTGCCATTTAGTAGAGCACACGAAAGTGAAGCTGATATGATTGGCTTAACATTAATGGCTATTGCTGGTTATAATCCTGAAAATGCTGTAAAATTGTGGGAAAGAATGTCGGCAATGGGAAGTAGTTCAACGCCTGAAATTTTGAGTACACATCCTAGTAATGAAACACGTATTAAGGATTTACAAGCTTTAATCCCTCAAGCTAAAGCTGAAGCTGCAAAATATGGAGTTACATTTAAGTAA
- a CDS encoding MFS transporter — MQKLKKGSRKLLNAWAFYDWANSVYALVISSSIFPLFFGQLFRQSGSETISFFGMDKTGETIISYITSFGFLIIAFTSPILSGIADYLGNKKFFMKFFCYMGSISCMLLYFFNLEYLYFGLTCYVLALIGFWGSLVFYNSYLPDIAFPEQQDAISAKGFSMGYIGSVVLLVINLAMVMLAPDTLKMQMMRYSFLMVGIWWLGFSQYTYNYLPNVLTGKKMHKDVVFKGFRELKKVWSQIKTLTQLKRYLGAFFIYSMAVQTVMIIAAYFGEKEVQWGSDSERTTGLIISILLIQLIAVVGAFLTSKASAKFGNIKVLMVINFLWILICIDAYFVVTPVDFYIAASLVGIVMGGIQSLSRSTYSKLIPQDVVDTTSFFSFYDVAEKIGIVIGMFTYGFIADITGKMQNAILFLIVFFAIGFLLLYRMDVKK; from the coding sequence ATGCAAAAACTTAAAAAAGGAAGTCGTAAACTGCTTAATGCGTGGGCTTTTTATGATTGGGCAAACTCAGTATATGCCTTAGTTATTTCATCTTCAATTTTCCCCCTGTTTTTTGGACAATTATTCAGACAAAGTGGTTCCGAAACCATTTCATTCTTTGGTATGGATAAAACTGGAGAAACCATAATTAGTTATATTACTTCATTTGGATTTTTAATTATTGCTTTTACATCACCTATATTATCAGGAATTGCTGATTATTTAGGAAATAAAAAATTTTTCATGAAGTTCTTTTGTTATATGGGAAGTATTTCATGTATGTTGTTGTATTTCTTTAATCTAGAATATTTATATTTTGGATTAACGTGTTATGTATTAGCCCTAATAGGTTTTTGGGGAAGTTTAGTTTTTTATAATTCTTATCTGCCAGATATTGCTTTTCCCGAGCAACAAGATGCTATCAGTGCTAAAGGTTTTAGCATGGGGTATATCGGTAGTGTTGTACTACTTGTTATAAATTTAGCTATGGTTATGCTTGCACCAGATACACTGAAAATGCAAATGATGCGTTATTCTTTTTTGATGGTAGGTATATGGTGGTTAGGTTTTAGTCAGTACACCTATAACTATTTACCCAATGTATTGACTGGGAAAAAAATGCATAAAGATGTTGTTTTTAAAGGATTTAGAGAATTAAAAAAAGTTTGGAGTCAAATTAAAACCTTAACACAATTAAAAAGATATTTAGGGGCTTTTTTTATCTATAGTATGGCCGTACAAACAGTGATGATTATAGCAGCCTATTTTGGAGAAAAAGAAGTGCAATGGGGTAGTGATTCTGAACGAACAACAGGTTTGATTATCAGTATATTATTAATTCAACTCATTGCAGTAGTTGGTGCTTTTTTAACTAGTAAAGCGTCAGCTAAATTTGGAAATATTAAAGTTCTAATGGTTATTAATTTTCTTTGGATTTTAATTTGTATCGATGCTTATTTTGTGGTCACCCCCGTTGATTTTTATATAGCTGCTAGTTTGGTTGGTATTGTAATGGGGGGTATACAGTCTTTATCAAGATCTACGTATTCAAAATTAATACCACAAGATGTAGTCGATACCACTTCTTTTTTTAGTTTCTACGATGTGGCAGAAAAAATAGGAATTGTAATTGGTATGTTTACCTACGGTTTTATTGCAGATATAACTGGAAAAATGCAAAATGCTATTTTATTCTTAATTGTATTTTTTGCAATAGGATTTTTATTACTCTATCGAATGGATGTAAAAAAATAA
- the lon gene encoding endopeptidase La, protein MPNHKILTLDNLSLQEMDHEADLIPLMTPEDEEEMNNEALPADLPILPLRNTVLFPGVVIPITAGRDKSIKLLNDANAGSKVIGVVAQKDETVEDPKNNEIHHIGTVARIMRVLKMPDGNITVILQGKKRFEIDEFTQEDPYFKATIKSYEEVRPEKKDSEFETIVESIKEMSLQIIKESPNIPTEASFAIKNIESSAFLINFVSSNMNLNVEEKQQLLSIVDLKERALETLRYMNLELQKLELRNDIQSKVRFDLDQQQREYFLQQQMKQIQEELGGVSHEAEIEEMRKKAKSKKWDAKTAEHYDKEISKLQRTNPNSPDFGIQRNYLELFLELPWNEFSKDNFDLKRAKQILDRDHFGLEDVKKRIIEHLAVLKLRNDMKSPILCLYGPPGVGKTSIGKSIAEALGREYVRISLGGLRDEAEIRGHRKTYIGAMPGRIIQSIKKAKTSNPVFVLDEIDKLSVSHNGDPSSALLEVLDPEQNNDFHDNFLELGYDLSKVMFIATSNSLSTIQPALRDRMEIINMTGYTIEEKIEIAKNYLVPKQLKEHGLTNKDLQIGKKQLEKIVVGYTRESGVRGLDKKIAEMVRHAAKSVAMDEPYNVKVTDADILEVLKAPRMERDKYENNDTAGVVTGLAWTSVGGDILFIESLISKGKGGMTMTGNLGTVMKESVTIALEYIKANATSLGIDSEVLSNYNIHIHVPEGATPKDGPSAGIAMLTSMVSSFTQKRVKKSIAMTGEITLRGKVLPVGGIKEKILAAKRANIKEIILCKENKRDIEEINPNYIEGLTFHYVDSMKEVIDIAITNQKVKNPVLFEVKKESK, encoded by the coding sequence ATGCCAAATCATAAAATTCTAACGCTTGACAATTTGTCACTTCAAGAAATGGATCATGAAGCAGATTTAATTCCTTTAATGACGCCAGAAGATGAAGAAGAAATGAACAATGAAGCTTTACCAGCCGACTTACCTATTTTACCATTACGAAACACTGTTTTGTTTCCAGGAGTTGTAATACCAATTACTGCTGGAAGAGATAAATCTATTAAATTATTAAATGATGCCAATGCTGGTTCTAAAGTAATTGGGGTAGTTGCTCAAAAAGATGAAACAGTAGAAGATCCCAAAAACAATGAAATTCATCATATTGGAACTGTTGCACGAATCATGCGTGTTTTAAAAATGCCAGATGGAAATATTACCGTTATTCTACAAGGTAAAAAACGTTTCGAAATTGATGAATTTACACAAGAAGATCCTTATTTTAAAGCAACAATCAAATCATATGAAGAGGTAAGACCTGAAAAAAAAGATTCAGAATTCGAAACTATTGTTGAATCAATAAAAGAGATGTCTCTTCAAATCATTAAGGAAAGTCCAAATATTCCAACTGAAGCTTCTTTTGCAATAAAGAATATTGAAAGTAGTGCCTTTTTAATCAATTTTGTGTCTTCTAACATGAATTTAAATGTAGAAGAAAAACAACAATTACTTTCAATTGTAGATTTAAAAGAGCGTGCATTAGAAACGTTGCGTTACATGAATCTAGAATTGCAAAAACTTGAATTGCGTAACGATATTCAATCTAAAGTTCGCTTTGATTTAGATCAACAACAACGCGAATATTTCTTGCAACAACAAATGAAACAAATCCAAGAAGAATTGGGTGGTGTTTCTCATGAAGCGGAAATCGAAGAAATGCGTAAAAAGGCGAAATCTAAAAAATGGGATGCTAAAACCGCGGAACATTACGATAAAGAAATTTCTAAATTACAACGTACCAATCCAAATTCGCCAGATTTTGGTATTCAACGAAATTATTTAGAATTGTTTCTTGAATTGCCTTGGAATGAATTTTCTAAAGATAATTTCGATTTAAAACGAGCGAAACAAATTTTAGATCGCGATCATTTCGGATTAGAAGATGTAAAAAAGCGTATCATTGAACATTTAGCTGTTTTGAAACTTCGAAATGATATGAAATCTCCTATTCTGTGTTTGTATGGTCCTCCTGGAGTTGGTAAAACATCCATTGGAAAGTCTATAGCTGAAGCCTTAGGTAGAGAGTATGTACGTATATCTTTAGGTGGATTACGAGACGAGGCTGAAATTCGTGGGCATAGAAAGACCTACATTGGGGCAATGCCAGGTAGAATTATTCAATCGATAAAAAAAGCAAAAACATCAAATCCGGTTTTTGTATTAGATGAAATTGATAAATTATCTGTAAGTCATAATGGAGATCCTTCTTCTGCTTTGTTAGAAGTGTTGGATCCAGAACAAAATAATGATTTTCATGATAATTTCTTAGAATTAGGATATGATTTATCAAAAGTAATGTTCATCGCCACTTCTAATAGTTTGTCTACTATTCAACCTGCTCTGCGCGATAGAATGGAAATTATTAACATGACGGGGTATACCATTGAAGAAAAAATTGAAATCGCTAAAAATTATTTAGTGCCAAAACAATTAAAAGAACATGGTTTAACGAACAAAGATTTGCAAATTGGAAAAAAACAATTAGAAAAAATTGTTGTTGGATATACGCGTGAATCAGGGGTGCGTGGTTTAGATAAAAAAATAGCAGAAATGGTTCGACATGCAGCAAAATCAGTTGCTATGGATGAACCGTATAATGTAAAAGTTACGGATGCTGATATTTTAGAAGTATTAAAAGCGCCTCGAATGGAACGCGATAAATATGAAAATAACGATACTGCAGGTGTAGTTACAGGTTTAGCTTGGACTTCAGTTGGAGGTGATATCTTATTTATTGAATCATTGATTTCTAAAGGAAAAGGCGGAATGACAATGACAGGAAACTTAGGTACTGTTATGAAAGAGTCGGTTACTATTGCTTTAGAATATATCAAAGCAAATGCCACTTCTTTAGGAATTGATTCGGAGGTTTTATCCAATTACAATATTCATATTCACGTACCTGAAGGTGCTACTCCTAAAGACGGACCAAGTGCTGGTATTGCGATGTTGACATCAATGGTGTCTAGTTTTACACAAAAACGTGTCAAAAAATCAATTGCCATGACTGGAGAAATTACACTAAGAGGTAAAGTATTACCTGTGGGTGGAATTAAAGAGAAAATTTTAGCAGCAAAAAGAGCCAATATTAAAGAAATTATTCTTTGTAAAGAAAACAAACGCGATATAGAAGAAATTAATCCAAATTATATTGAAGGGTTAACGTTTCATTACGTTGATTCTATGAAAGAAGTAATTGATATTGCTATAACCAATCAAAAAGTAAAAAATCCAGTTCTTTTTGAAGTTAAAAAAGAATCTAAATAA
- the porQ gene encoding type IX secretion system protein PorQ gives MLRKITWLLIVIATPVYAQIGGQSVYQFLNLVQSPRQAAMGGKTVTIVDYDVNQAMYNPATINPKMDNHLSTNYSNYYGEVSYGTAAYAYTWDRHVQTLHVGANFINYGNFDGYDELGNKTGSFTGTEGALSLGYSYNVPWTNLYVGANVKFITSALESYNSFGVASDIGFLYIDEKNDINFGLSLRNMGYQIKPYESTREKLPFEIDAGISQLMENVPIRWHVTLENLQQWNIAFSNPNRAESSLDGTTTEEKVSFFNNALRHVIMGAELFPEKAFNIRLGYNFRRGQELNIIDQRNFSGISAGFSLRFNTVRIDYSYARYTVAANSSIFGVTINLQ, from the coding sequence ATGCTAAGAAAAATTACATGGTTATTGATTGTTATTGCAACACCTGTTTATGCACAAATAGGCGGTCAATCAGTATATCAATTTTTAAACTTAGTGCAATCTCCCAGACAAGCTGCAATGGGAGGTAAAACAGTTACTATTGTGGATTATGATGTTAATCAAGCTATGTATAATCCAGCTACAATAAATCCAAAAATGGATAATCATCTTTCTACTAATTACAGTAATTATTATGGTGAAGTTTCCTATGGTACAGCGGCTTATGCCTATACTTGGGACAGGCATGTTCAAACTTTACATGTTGGAGCAAATTTTATAAATTATGGTAATTTTGATGGCTATGATGAATTGGGTAACAAAACAGGTTCTTTTACTGGAACTGAAGGAGCTTTGTCTCTTGGTTATTCTTATAATGTGCCTTGGACTAATTTGTACGTTGGTGCAAATGTAAAATTTATTACCTCTGCTTTAGAGAGTTATAATTCATTTGGAGTAGCTTCAGATATTGGATTTTTGTATATAGATGAAAAAAATGATATCAATTTTGGATTATCACTTCGTAATATGGGTTATCAAATAAAACCTTATGAGTCAACTAGAGAAAAATTACCCTTTGAAATAGATGCGGGAATTTCTCAATTGATGGAAAATGTACCTATTCGATGGCATGTTACGTTAGAAAATTTGCAACAATGGAACATCGCTTTTTCCAATCCTAATAGAGCAGAATCGTCACTCGATGGCACTACTACAGAAGAAAAAGTATCCTTTTTTAATAATGCGTTGCGACATGTAATTATGGGGGCGGAATTGTTTCCGGAAAAAGCATTTAATATTCGATTGGGTTATAATTTTAGAAGAGGTCAAGAGTTAAATATCATTGACCAACGAAATTTTTCGGGTATTTCTGCTGGTTTTAGTTTACGATTTAATACCGTTCGAATTGATTATTCTTATGCACGATACACGGTTGCAGCCAATTCAAGTATATTTGGAGTAACAATCAATCTTCAATAG
- the cmk gene encoding (d)CMP kinase, translated as MKKITIALDGFSSTGKSTLAKQLAKELGYVYVDTGAMYRGITYYAMQHDLVSENHLNKEGLIKELPLISLKFNFNEGLGFAEMYVNGENVEQQIRTIEVSRLVSKVAEISEVRAKLVEQQQAMGKDKGVVMDGRDIGTVVFPDAELKLFMTASSVTRAQRRYDELIEKGQQVSFEEVLQNVEERDYIDTHRDDSPLVKADDAIEIDNSSMSKQEQFDVVITLVKEKLGK; from the coding sequence ATGAAAAAAATTACCATTGCGTTAGATGGATTTTCGTCTACAGGAAAAAGTACATTAGCAAAGCAACTAGCTAAAGAATTAGGTTATGTTTATGTTGATACGGGAGCTATGTATAGAGGGATAACTTATTATGCTATGCAACATGATTTGGTTTCTGAAAATCATTTAAATAAAGAAGGATTGATTAAAGAATTACCGTTAATTTCACTAAAATTTAATTTTAATGAGGGATTAGGTTTTGCAGAAATGTATGTTAATGGTGAAAATGTTGAACAACAAATTCGTACAATTGAAGTTTCTCGATTAGTAAGTAAAGTGGCCGAAATTTCAGAAGTCCGAGCAAAATTAGTCGAACAACAGCAGGCAATGGGAAAAGACAAAGGAGTTGTTATGGATGGGAGGGATATTGGAACAGTTGTTTTTCCTGATGCTGAATTGAAATTATTCATGACGGCTTCATCTGTAACCCGAGCACAACGACGTTATGATGAATTAATTGAAAAAGGACAACAAGTGTCGTTTGAAGAAGTGTTGCAAAATGTAGAAGAACGCGATTATATTGACACACATCGTGATGATTCTCCCTTAGTAAAAGCTGATGATGCTATTGAAATAGACAATTCTTCTATGTCTAAACAAGAACAATTTGATGTGGTAATTACATTGGTTAAAGAAAAACTAGGTAAGTAA